The Miscanthus floridulus cultivar M001 chromosome 17, ASM1932011v1, whole genome shotgun sequence genome has a window encoding:
- the LOC136516721 gene encoding phosphatidylinositol:ceramide inositolphosphotransferase-like isoform X2 has translation MALPELGQDKGYLSESIFSSIFISFVLWTFHPFIYHSKRFYTVLIWRRVLAFLVASQFLRIITFYSTQLPGPNYHCREGSKLATLPPPNSVLEVLLINFPRGVLFGCGDLIFSSHMIFTLVFVRTYHKYGLKRFIKFLAWFMAIIQSLLIIASRKHYSVDVVVAWYTVNLVVFFVDNKLPEMPDRTSGLPLLPLSSKEKLGRQEEKDSKLKDEFHTLLNGNHVDPTDRRQRAQMNGRHDEDINHALSEATANGT, from the exons ATGGCCCTTCCA GAGCTCGGGCAAGACAAAGGTTATCTTAGTGAGAGTATATTTTCTTCCATCTTCATCTCCTTTGTGTTG TGGACTTTCCATCCTTTTATTTATCACAGCAAACGTTTCTATACTGTGCTAATCTGGCGCAGGGTGCTTGCTTTTTTAGTT GCTTCACAATTTTTAAGGATTATTACATTCTATTCGACCCAGCTCCCAGGTCCAAATTATCATTGTCGTGAG GGCTCAAAACTGGCAACTCTTCCACCACCCAATAGTGTACTTGAAGTACTCCTGATTAACT TTCCTCGTGGAGTACTTTTTGGGTGTGGTGATTTGATATTTTCATCTCACATGATTTTCACCCTGGTTTTCGTTCGAACTTACCATAAATATGGTTTGAAAAG GTTTATTAAGTTCCTTGCTTGGTTCATGGCTATAATTCAGAGTCTCCTTATAATTGCTTCTCGCAAGCACTACTCCGTTGATGTTGTTGTTGCGTG GTATACCGTTAACTTAGTAGTATTCTTTGTTGACAACAAGCTGCCAG AAATGCCGGATCGGACGAGCGGGCTACCTTTGCTTCCATTAAGCTCCAAAGAAAAATTGGGCAGGCAGGAGGAGAAAGACAGTAAACTGAAGGATGAGTTCCACACGTTACTGAACGGGAACCATGTGGATCCTACTGATCGG CGACAGCGGGCACAGATGAACGGGAGGCACGACGAAGACATCAATCACGCGCTCTCCGAGGCCACTGCCAACGGCACGTAA
- the LOC136518023 gene encoding uncharacterized protein, with translation MVGGGGHSSMDHPDAEDLERGELRRDAPEFADGDDGDEVETQYFSDAEDRSWASHSRQDSTAYEDCISPCASARASSVDVDADGEAAREHCRKSSCVSEGSLDGVDLEAGLSEIIKASPEKAEQNCRICHLGLESTAAESGGGITLGCSCKGDLSYAHKQCADTWFKIRGNKICEICSSTASNVVVLGDPEFSDQWSETNNVAPVQAPQAETRRFWQGHRFLNFLLACMVFAFVISWLFHFNVPG, from the exons ATGGTGGGCGGCGGAGGCCATTCGTCGATGGACCACCCTGACGCCGAAGACCTCGAGCGCGGCGAGCTGCGCCGTGACGCGCCTGAGTTTGCGGACGGCGACGACGGGGACGAGGTAGAAACCCAGTACTTCTCGGACGCGGAGGACCGGTCGTGGGCGTCGCACTCGCGCCAGGACTCCACCGCCTACGAGGACTGCATCTCGCCGTGCGCCTCCGCCCGCGCGAGCTCCGTCGACGTCGACGCCGATGGCGAGGCCGCCAGAGAACACTGCAGGAAGTCGTCATGCGTGTCAGAGGGCTCGCTGGACGGCGTTGACCTGGAGGCCGGACTGAGCGAGATCATCAAGGCCAGTCCTGAGAAGGCCGAACAGAACTGCCGCATTTGCCACCTTGGCCTGGAGAGCACGGCGGCTGAGTCCGGCGGCGGCATCACGCTCGGCTGCTCCTGCAAGGGGGACTTATCCTACGCCCACAAGCAGTGCGCCGACACCTGGTTCAAGATCAGAGGCAACAA GATCTGTGAGATATGTAGCTCAACTGCATCCAATGTAGTAGTTTTGGGGGATCCAGAGTTCAGTGATCAGTGGAGTGAAACAAACAACGTAGCGCCTGTGCAAGCGCCACAGGCTGAAACCCGGAGGTTCTGGCAAGGGCATCGGTTCCTCAACTTTCTTCTTGCTTGCATGGTGTTCGCCTTTGTCATTTCTTGGCTCTTCCACTTCAATGTCCCTGGCTAA